One segment of Brassica napus cultivar Da-Ae chromosome C3, Da-Ae, whole genome shotgun sequence DNA contains the following:
- the LOC106384220 gene encoding amino acid transporter AVT1F gives MPYAVKEGGWLGLIILFFFGIITCYTGILLKRCLESSPDIHTYPDIGQAAFGFTGRLIISILLYMELYACCVEYIIMMSDNLSRFFPNVSLNVAGVSIDSSQIFAIATALIVLPTVWLRDLSLLSYLSAGGVFSSILLALCLFWVGSVDGVGFHSGGQALDLSNLPVAIGIFGFGFSGHAVFPNIYSSMKDPSKFPLVLIISFGFCVVFYIAVAVCGYIMFGEAIQSQFTLSMPQQFTSSKIAVWTAVSIT, from the exons ATGCCTTACGCAGTGAAAGAAGGAGGATGGCTAGGGCTTATTATACTTTTCTTCTTCGGTATCATCACTTGCTACACCGGTATTCTCCTCAAGAGATGTCTTGAAAGCTCTCCTGACATTCATACCTATCCTGACATTGGTCAAGCTGCCTTTGGCTTCACTGGACGTCTCATCATCTCC ATACTTTTGTACATGGAGTTATACGCATGTTGTGTGGAGTATATTATCATGATGAGTGATAACTTGTCGAGATTCTTCCCCAACGTTTCGTTAAACGTCGCTGGAGTATCTATTGACTCTTCGCAGATCTTTGCCATAGCAACTGCTCTTATTGTTCTTCCTACAGTTTGGCTTAGAGACCTAAGCTTACTCTCCTATCTCTCAG CTGGAGGTGTCTTCTCATCCATCTTGCTAGCTCTTTGTCTCTTTTGGGTCGGGTCTGTTGATGGAGTCGGGTTTCACTCAGGTGGACAAGCTCTAGATCTTAGTAACTTACCTGTAGCCATTGGTATATTTGGGTTTGGTTTCAGTGGACACGCGGTTTTCCCAAACATATACTCTTCTATGAAAGATCCATCCAAGTTTCCTTTGGTGCTCATCATTAG TTTCGGTTTCTGCGTAGTCTTCTACATAGCTGTGGCGGTTTGCGGCTACATCATGTTTGGTGAGGCGATTCAGTCGCAGTTTACGCTAAGCATGCCACAACAATTCACGTCATCTAAAATCGCAGTTTGGACCGCGGTTAGTATTAcctaa
- the LOC111204516 gene encoding amino acid transporter AVT1F-like, translating to MTGSIALQVITPMTKYALTLTPIVLSLEELMPSSEKMRSNGVSMFLRTILVLSTLVVALAFPFFAIMGALMGSFLSMLLAFILPCLCYLSILRGRLSKIQMGVCVLIIIAGIVSGCCGTYSAIGKLVGERS from the exons atgACCGGTTCGATCGCACTTCAGGTCATTACACCGATGACTAAATACGCCTTAACTCTTACACCGATCGTGCTTAGCTTAGAAGAACTAATGCCTTCTTCAGAAAAGATGAGATCCAATGGAGTATCAATGTTTCTTAGAACGATCTTAGTTCTCTCTACCTTGGTTGTCGCACTTGCATTCCCATTCTTCG CCATCATGGGAGCTTTGATGGGATCTTTCCTCTCAATGCTTCTT GCTTTTATACTTCCATGTCTTTGTTATCTGAGTATCTTGAGGGGTAGATTGAGTAAGATACAA ATGGGAGTATGCGTTTTGATCATCATCGCTGGCATTGTAAGTGGTTGCTGTGGGACTTACTCTGCGATTGGAAAGTTAGTAGGAGAAAGGAGTTGA
- the LOC106409612 gene encoding photosystem I assembly factor PSA3, chloroplastic-like: protein MVIVTHISTSSHQILPSFFHLRLRIPATSLASSRLIKHGDGGGGIALSTIRAYIEKPNSISSFANTVVGSLPVIRLLARILSDEGGVGRDLVDFVEFRKRVENNCAPSDSRAFYEFQQRRGKAGEPLYVLLCCWVAAVGAGLLKSEEILEGVTRVSISNDLEFEEHNFIVLMIEARQVAHVLKRK, encoded by the exons ATGGTAATTGTCACCCACATCTCCACTTCTTCCCACCAAATCTTGCCTTCATTCTTCCATCTCCGCCTCCGCATTCCCGCCACGTCCCTTGCTTCCTCTCGCCTCATCAAGCACGGAGACGGAGGAGGAGGAATCGCCTTGTCGACGATCCGAGCTTACATAGAGAAACCAAACTCCATCTCCAGCTTCGCCAACACAGTCGTCGGTTCTCTCCCCGTCATCAGACTCCTCGCCAGGATACTCAGCGATGAGGGCGGCGTCGGAAGAGATCTCGTCGACTTCGTCGAGTTTAGGAAACGAGTTGAGAATAATTGCGCACCTAGTGATTCTAGAGCTTTCTACGAGTTTCAACAGCGAAGAGGCAAG GCAGGAGAACCTTTGTATGTGCTTCTTTGCTGTTGGGTTGCTGCAGTAGGTGCAGGGCTTCTCAAATCTGAAGAGATTCTTGAAGGTGTTACTAGGGTTAGCATTTCAAATGATCTCGAGTTCGAAGAACATAACTTTATTGTTTTGATGATTGAAGCTAGACAGGTAGCACACGTATTGAAGAG GAAgtga